The following are from one region of the Mangifera indica cultivar Alphonso chromosome 14, CATAS_Mindica_2.1, whole genome shotgun sequence genome:
- the LOC123195589 gene encoding mitochondrial import receptor subunit TOM20-like has protein sequence MDMQSDFDRLLMFELARKTAEATYAKNPLDADNLTKWGGALLELSQFQNIPDSKKMILDAVSKLEEALMVSPNRHDTLWCLGNAYTSHAFLTPDFEEAKEYFNKATQYFQQAVDEDPSNELYQKSLEVAAKAPEIHLEIHKHGGLAQQAMGASAGPSSTSSSAKSSKKKKSSDLKYDIFGWVILAVGIVAWVGFAKSHMPPPPSPPPR, from the exons ATGGACATGCAAAGCGATTTCGATAGGTTGCTTATGTTTGAGCTCGCTCGCAAAACCGCAGAAGCTACATACGCCAAGAACCCTCTCGACGCCGAT AATTTAACGAAATGGGGAGGGGCTCTGCTAGAGTTGTCTCAGTTTCAAAATATTCCAGATTCGAAGAAGATGATTTTAG ATGCCGTTTCGAAGCTAGAGGAGGCATTGATGGTTAGCCCCAACAGACATGATACATTATGGTGCCTGGGTAACGCATATACTTCTCATGCTTTTTTGACTCCCGACTTTGAGGAGGCTAAAGAGTATTTCAACAAGGCAACTCAGTACTTTCAGCAAGCTGTTGACGAG GATCCTTCAAATGAACTGTATCAGAAGTCTTTAGAAGTGGCTGCAAAG GCTCCAGAAATACACTTGGAGATCCATAAGCATGGTGGTTTAGCTCAGCAAGCTATGGGAGCTAGTGCTGGTCCTTCTTCTACTTCATCAAGTGCAAAG AgttcaaaaaagaagaaaagcagTGATCTCAAGTACGACATTTTTGGATGGGTGATCCTTGCTGTTGGCATTGTTGCATGGGTGGGATTTGCAAAATCGCACATGCCTCCACCACCTTCCCCTCCACCCAGATAA
- the LOC123196931 gene encoding probable methyltransferase At1g27930, with amino-acid sequence MKNTSTTRHFVVEKPLFLGVILTIAMTGALLITGLSKTINTSFACLYTRDGAVASAAAMRTQLLAVIHYATSKDIPAITFPEIRASFDVLLNLAPCNFLVFGLGHDSLMWAALNPRGTTLFLEEDPKLVHKILARAPALRVHTITYSTQLYEADHLINSYKSEKNCLPPQVHLRGNARCKLALSELPDDVYNREWDAIFIDAPRGYYAEAPGRMATVFTAAVMAHRRTRSGMTHVFLHDVDRKVERMYGEEFLCRKYLVKAVGKLWHFAIPPGVNVSKTRSKRTLGTPPFCQD; translated from the coding sequence ATGAAGAACACTTCGACTACTCGCCATTTCGTCGTTGAAAAGCCACTCTTCCTCGGCGTTATCCTCACCATTGCCATGACCGGTGCCCTTCTCATCACCGGCTTAAGCAAAACAATCAACACCTCGTTCGCTTGCCTCTACACCAGAGACGGTGCCGTTGCATCCGCCGCCGCCATGCGTACCCAGCTCCTCGCCGTCATCCACTACGCCACCTCTAAGGACATCCCCGCAATAACCTTCCCCGAAATTCGCGCCTCCTTCGACGTTCTCCTCAACCTCGCCCCGTGCAACTTCCTCGTCTTCGGCCTCGGCCACGACTCCCTCATGTGGGCCGCTTTGAATCCACGTGGCACTACCTTATTCCTCGAAGAAGATCCCAAACTCGTGCACAAAATCCTCGCACGCGCCCCTGCGTTGCGTGTCCACACGATAACCTACAGCACACAGCTCTACGAGGCTGACCATCTCATCAACTCTTACAAGTCCGAGAAAAACTGTTTGCCTCCGCAGGTGCACCTCCGAGGCAACGCCAGGTGTAAGTTGGCGTTGAGCGAGTTGCCGGATGACGTGTATAACAGAGAGTGGGATGCTATATTCATAGATGCGCCACGTGGTTATTACGCGGAGGCGCCGGGGAGGATGGCGACGGTGTTCACAGCTGCAGTCATGGCGCATCGGAGAACGAGGAGCGGTATGACGCACGTGTTCTTGCACGACGTAGATAGGAAGGTGGAGAGAATGTACGGGGAGGAGTTTTTGTGTAGGAAATATTTAGTGAAGGCGGTGGGGAAATTGTGGCATTTTGCGATACCGCCGGGGGTTAATGTGAGTAAGACTAGGAGCAAGCGGACGCTTGGGACGCCGCCGTTTTGCCAAGATTGA
- the LOC123196781 gene encoding uncharacterized protein LOC123196781: protein MSETRPVPRRESPWGMPEGEHRQPKAHRCNDRAEDVIQACFEGNPFKTVPGPFKLFWRCMRSKPGEEPTEPYTYLQLDPPKREEVKLE from the exons ATGAGCGAGACAAGACCAGTGCCAAGGAGAGAGAGCCCATGGGGAATGCCAGAGGGTGAACATCGTCAACCCAAAGCTCACAGATGTAACGATCGAGCTGAGGATGTTATCCAA GCTTGTTTTGAGGGGAACCCATTTAAGACAGTTCCGGGGCCTTTTAAACTCTTTTGGAGGTGCATGCGATCGAAACCCGG AGAGGAACCAACAGAGCCATACACTTATTTGCAACTGGATCCCCCAAAGAGAGAGGAGGTTAAACTTGAGTGA
- the LOC123196782 gene encoding protein transport protein Sec61 subunit gamma, with amino-acid sequence MDAIDNVFDPLRDFAKDSVRLVKRCHKPDRKEFTKVAFRTAIGFVVMGFVGFFVKLIFIPINNIIVGSG; translated from the exons ATGGATGCCATAGACAACGTGTTTGATCCACTCAGAGATTTCGCCAAGGACAGCGTTCGCCTGGTCAAGAGATGTCACAAGCCCGATCGCAAAg AATTCACCAAGGTGGCATTCCGCACGGCGATCGGATTCGTGGTTATGGGATTTGTGGGTTTTTTCGTGAAGCTCATATTCATCCCCATCAACAACATCATTGTCGGATCTGGTTAA
- the LOC123195771 gene encoding zinc finger protein 511: protein MAMVIDSNLESGFPYWTSVRRRFGPDSPFFASGNIERELLAKQIAFDLSEDEKCQIANMVTEDGRGVCCPIVGCNARLTSLEEFEDHYNARHSASCSVCSRVYPTSRLLSIHVSEAHDSFFQAKVARGYAMYECLVEGCGLKFKSYKGRQQHLVDKHKFPTSFEFLKMSHPSKKQRQKNQHKENIHKKEAMEVENETIDGLVSAVSKLSTSDSSPSSISFGRRHTRGLTFVPRTVQCERKADSTTTGAKR from the exons ATGGCTATGGTTATTGACTCTAATCTCGAATCTGGCTTCCCCTACTGGACTTCTGTTCGACGTCGTTTCGGTCCCGATTCTCCGTTCTTCGCTTCTGGCAACATCGAACGCGAACTTCTTGCCAAACAG ATTGCGTTTGATTTAAGTGAAGATGAGAAGTGTCAAATTGCGAATATGGTTACTGAGGATGGCAG GGGAGTTTGTTGTCCAATTGTGGGTTGTAATGCACGCTTGACCTCTTTGGAGGAGTTTGAAGATCATTATAATGCAAGGCATTCTGCATCTTGTTCAGTGTGCTCTAGAGTTTACCCTACCTCACGTCTGCTCAGCATACATGTATCTGAAGCTCATGATTCTTTCTTTCAGGCTAAAGTTGCACGTGGCTATGCTATG TATGAATGCCTGGTTGAAGGCTGTGGGTTGAAATTCAAGAGCTATAAAGGCAGGCAACAGCATCTTGTAGACAAGCATAAGTTTCCCACTTCATTTGAGTTCTTAAAAATGTCCCATCCATCCAAGAAACAGAGGCAAAAGAACCAACATAAAGAAAACATACACAAGAAGGAAGCAATGGAAGTAGAAAATGAAACCATTGATGGCCTCGTTTCAGCAGTCTCAAAATTAAGCACTTCAGACTCCTCTCCTTCATCCATCAGCTTTGGTCGTCGCCACACTCGTGGCTTGACATTTGTGCCTCGAACTGTTCAGTGCGAAAGAAAGGCAGACTCCACGACAACTGGAGCAAAAAGATAA
- the LOC123196052 gene encoding peroxidase 16-like, producing MEVLSWPRLGVILLMILMFTWEGESKLAQNFYGKTCPNVESIVKQAVSTKFSQTFITIPATLRLFFHDCFVEGCDASILIRSPNNDAEKDAPDNLSLAGDGFDTVIKAKQAVEAVCPGIVSCADILAMAARDVVALAGGPSFNVELGRRDGLISLASRVPGNLPQPTFNLAQLNTMFARHNLSQIDMIALSGAHTVGFSHCSRFANRLYSFSASTPVDPSLDPNYAQQLMAACPRNVDPTIAISMDPVTPQTFDNQYYKNLVAGEGLFTSDEVLFTDHNSQPTVNDFAKSPGDFNAAFVNAMVKLGRVRVKTGKHGEIRRDCTTFN from the exons ATGGAGGTTTTGAGCTGGCCAAGATTAGGGGTGATATTGTTGATGATTCTTATGTTTACGTGGGAAGGAGAGAGTAAATTGGCACAAAATTTCTACGGCAAAACGTGTCCCAACGTTGAGTCGATAGTGAAGCAAGCTGTGTCCACAAAGTTCAGCCAGACTTTCATCACCATTCCGGCAACTCTGCGTCTCTTCTTCCATGACTGCTTCGTTGAG GGATGTGATGCCTCAATATTAATTCGATCGCCAAACAATGATGCAGAGAAGGATGCTCCAGATAATCTTTCTCTTGCTGGAGATGGGTTTGACACTGTTATAAAGGCAAAGCAAGCTGTGGAAGCAGTATGCCCAGGCATTGTCTCCTGTGCAGACATTTTGGCAATGGCAGCTAGAGATGTTGTAGCCTTG GCTGGAGGGCCTTCATTCAATGTCGAATTGGGGCGACGTGATGGCCTTATATCTCTGGCCTCCAGGGTGCCCGGAAATTTGCCACAACCCACATTTAATCTTGCACAACTAAACACTATGTTTGCAAGACACAACCTTAGCCAAATTGATATGATTGCACTCTCAGGGGCACACACAGTAGGCTTCTCTCATTGCAGCCGCTTCGCGAACCGCCTCTATTCATTCTCTGCATCCACTCCTGTCGACCCTTCTCTGGATCCGAATTACGCCCAGCAGTTGATGGCAGCCTGTCCTCGGAACGTTGACCCCACCATTGCCATCAGCATGGATCCTGTAACCCCGCAAACTTTTGACAATCAGTATTACAAGAATCTAGTGGCAGGGGAGGGCTTGTTTACTTCGGATGAGGTGCTATTCACAGATCACAATTCTCAGCCTACTGTAAATGATTTCGCTAAAAGCCCTGGTGACTTCAATGCAGCCTTTGTCAATGCAATGGTAAAGCTGGGAAGGGTAAGGGTTAAAACAGGCAAACATGGAGAGATAAGGAGAGACTGCACAACATTTAATTGA
- the LOC123195865 gene encoding peroxidase 51-like yields MEIWTRPRAGVLLLMMLMFTRGGESQLARNFYSSTCPNVESIVKQAVSTKFSQTFVTIPATLRLFFHDCFVEGCDASIMIRSANNDAEKDAADNLSLAGDGFDTVVKAKQAVEAVCPGIVSCADILAMAARDVVALAGGPSFNVELGRRDGLISLASGVPGNLPQPTFNLAQLITMFARHNLSQIDMIALSGAHTVGFSHCNRFSNRLYSFSASSPVDPSLDPNYAQQLMAACPRNVDPTIAINMDPVTPRTFDNQYYKNLVAGKGLFTSDEVLFTDHNSQPTVNDFAKSPGDFNGAFVTAMVKLGRVGVKTGNQGQIRRDCTTFN; encoded by the exons ATGGAGATTTGGACCAGGCCAAGAGCAGGggtgttattgttgatgatgctTATGTTTACGAGGGGAGGAGAGAGTCAGTTGGCACGAAATTTCTACAGCTCAACATGTCCTAACGTTGAGTCGATAGTGAAGCAAGCTGTGTCCACAAAGTTTAGCCAGACCTTCGTCACCATCCCAGCCACCCTGCGTCTCTTCTTCCATGACTGCTTCGTTGAG GGATGTGATGCCTCCATAATGATTCGATCGGCAAATAATGATGCGGAGAAGGATGCTGCTGACAATCTTTCCCTTGCTGGAGATGGGTTCGACACAGTTGTCAAGGCAAAGCAAGCTGTGGAAGCAGTATGCCCAGGCATTGTCTCTTGTGCTGACATTTTGGCTATGGCAGCTAGAGATGTTGTAGCCCTG GCTGGAGGGCCTTCATTCAATGTCGAATTGGGGCGACGCGATGGCCTTATATCTCTGGCCTCCGGGGTGCCTGGAAATTTGCCACAACCCACATTTAATCTTGCACAACTAATCACTATGTTTGCAAGACACAACCTTAGCCAAATTGATATGATTGCACTCTCAGGGGCGCACACGGTAGGCTTCTCTCATTGCAACCGCTTTTCGAACCGCCTCTATTCATTCTCTGCATCCTCTCCTGTCGACCCTTCTCTGGATCCGAATTACGCCCAGCAGTTGATGGCAGCCTGTCCTCGGAACGTTGACCCCACCATTGCCATCAACATGGATCCTGTAACCCCGCGAACTTTTGACAATCAGTATTACAAGAATCTGGTAGCAGGGAAGGGTTTGTTTACTTCGGATGAGGTGCTATTCACAGATCATAATTCTCAGCCTACCGTAAATGATTTTGCCAAAAGCCCTGGTGACTTCAATGGAGCCTTTGTCACTGCAATGGTAAAGCTGGGAAGGGTAGGGGTTAAAACTGGGAATCAAGGACAGATAAGGAGAGACTGCACAACATTTAATTGA
- the LOC123195938 gene encoding protein NUCLEAR FUSION DEFECTIVE 4-like: protein MVSFRERFVSFINNRWLVFVAAMWIQSCAGIGYLFGSISPVIKSSLNYNQRQVARLGVAKDLGDSVGFLAGSLCEVLPLWGALLVGAFQNFIGYGWVWLIVTGRAPALPLWVMCILIFVGNNGETYFNTAALVSCVQNFPKSRGPVVGILKGFAGLSGAILTQIYTMIHSPDHASLIFMVAVGPAMVVTALMFIVRPVGGHRQVRPSDGSSFTCIYSICLLLAAYLMGVMLVEDLVNLSHTMIIIFTIILFILLIIPIVIPVSLSFCLEPSDPAEETLLPQSERVEPRKSEQEVHEVILSEVEDEKPKDVDLLPASERQKRIAQLQSKLFQAAAEGAVRVKRRKGPHRGEDFTLMQALIKADFWLIFFSLLLGSGSGLTVIDNLGQMSQSLGYDNTHIFVSMISIWNFLGRVGGGYFSEIIVRDYAYPRPVAMAVAQFLMSIGHIFFAMGWPGAMYIGTLLIGLGFGAHWAIVPAAASELFGLKKFGALYNFLTLANPAGSLVFSGIIASSIYDHEAEKQHHPHHHLHTGGSIFAGLPRVDEPLKCEGSICFFLTSMIMSGFCIIAVVLSLILVYRTKIVYSHLYGKSSASRLQILK from the exons ATGGTTTCTTTTCGAGAGAGATTTGTTTCGTTTATCAATAATAGATGGCTGGTGTTTGTGGCTGCAATGTGGATACAATCATGTGCGGGGATTGGGTACTTGTTTGGGAGTATATCGCCTGTTATAAAGAGTTCATTGAACTATAATCAGAGGCAAGTAGCGAGGCTCGGTGTGGCTAAGGATCTTGGTGATAGTGTTGGGTTTTTGGCTGGTAGCTTGTGTGAGGTCTTGCCTTTGTGGGGTGCTCTTCTTGTTGGTGCTTTTCAGAATTTCATTGGTTATGGTTGGGTTTGGTTGATTGTCACTGGTCGGGCTCCTGCTTTGCCTTTGTGGGTT ATGTGCATTCTTATATTTGTGGGAAACAATGGTGAAACCTACTTCAATACGGCTGCTCTGGTTTCTTGTGTGCAAAACTTTCCAAAAAGTCGGGGTCCTGTGGTGGGAATCCTGAAGGGCTTTGCTGGGTTAAGTGGTGCAATCCTGACacaaatatatactatgattcATTCCCCTGATCATGCATCACTCATATTCATGGTTGCAGTCGGACCGGCAATGGTAGTTACTGCCCTAATGTTCATTGTCAGACCTGTTGGAGGTCATAGACAAGTACGACCATCCGATGGTTCAAGTTTCACATGTATTTATAGTATATGCCTTCTGTTGGCAGCCTATCTGATGGGGGTCATGCTGGTTGAAGATTTAGTAAATTTGAGCCACACTATGATAATCATTTTcactataattttgtttattcttcTTATTATACCCATTGTGATTCCTGTGTCATTAAGTTTCTGTCTAGAGCCAAGTGATCCGGCAGAAGAAACCCTTCTACCCCAATCAGAGAGAGTAGAACCTCGCAAATCTGAACAGGAGGTTCATGAGGTAATATTAAGTGAGGTGGAAGATGAGAAACCAAAGGATGTAGACTTGCTCCCAGCATCAGAGAGGCAGAAGCGAATTGCTCAATTGCAATCAAAATTATTCCAAGCAGCTGCAGAAGGAGCTGTGAGAGTTAAGAGGAGGAAGGGCCCACACAGAGGGGAGGACTTTACATTGATGCAGGCATTAATCAAGGCAGATTTTTGGCTTATCTTCTTCTCCCTTCTACTGGGTTCTGGGTCAGGGTTGACCGTGATAGATAATCTTGGTCAAATGAGCCAGTCTTTAGGGTATGATAACACTCACATATTTGTATCTATGATCAGCATCTGGAACTTTCTTGGCCGTGTTGGTGGGGGGTACTTCTCTGAGATTATTGTGAG AGATTATGCTTATCCGAGGCCAGTGGCAATGGCTGTGGCACAATTTTTGATGTCTATTGGTCACATCTTCTTCGCTATGGGATGGCCTGGTGCCATGTACATCGGCACTTTGTTGATTGGACTTGGCTTTGGAGCCCACTGGGCAATAGTGCCAGCTGCTGCTTCTGAGTTATTCGGCTTGAAAAAATTTGGGGCTTTGTACAACTTCCTCACACTGGCCAATCCTGCTGGATCGCTTGTTTTCTCTGGTATCATTGCCAGTTCTATATACGACCATGAAGCAGAAAAGCAACATCATCCCCATCACCACCTGCACACCGGAGGATCTATTTTTGCAGGCTTGCCTCGGGTGGATGAACCACTGAAGTGTGAAGGTTCCATATGCTTCTTCCTTACATCCATGATAATGTCAGGATTCTGCATTATTGCGGTTGTGTTAAGCTTGATCCTTGTATATCGGACAAAGATTGTCTACTCTCACCTCTATGGAAAATCTAGTGCTTCACGCCTGCAAATACTGAAATGA
- the LOC123195794 gene encoding uncharacterized protein LOC123195794 produces the protein MSDWGPVFVAVVLFILLTPGLLIQVPGRNNCIEFGNFQTSGASVLVHSILYFALICIFLLAIGVHIYVGS, from the coding sequence ATGTCAGATTGGGGGCCTGTTTTTGTAGCGGTGGTGCTCTTCATCCTGTTAACGCCAGGCTTGCTCATTCAAGTTCCGGGCCGTAACAACTGTATAGAGTTTGGCAATTTTCAGACGAGTGGAGCTTCCGTTCTGGTTCATTCCATTCTTTACTTTGCTCTCATCTGTATCTTCTTGTTGGCTATTGGTGTTCATATTTACGTGGGCTCATag
- the LOC123195796 gene encoding uncharacterized protein LOC123195796, which yields MADWGPVLIGVVLFVLLQPGLLFQLPGHGRCLEFGSMKTNGKAVAVHTLIFFTLYAILILAVHVHIYTG from the coding sequence ATGGCTGACTGGGGCCCCGTTCTTATTGGTGTGGTACTCTTTGTGTTGCTGCAACCGGGGCTTCTGTTTCAGTTACCGGGACACGGCCGCTGCTTGGAGTTTGGCAGCATGAAGACCAACGGCAAGGCTGTTGCTGTTCACACTCTTATCTTCTTTACGCTCTATGCCATCCTCATCTTGGCTGTTCACGTCCACATCTATACCGGATGA
- the LOC123195795 gene encoding uncharacterized protein LOC123195795, whose amino-acid sequence MSADWGPVIVSVVLFILLSPGLLFQLPARTRIIEFGNMYTSGIAILVHAVLYFCIITILIIAVGIHIHFN is encoded by the coding sequence atgagtGCAGATTGGGGACCTGTTATTGTCTCTGTGGTTTTGTTCATCCTTTTGTCACCGGGGCTTCTCTTCCAGCTGCCGGCCAGAACCAGGATTATAGAGTTCGGAAACATGTACACCAGTGGAATCGCCATCCTCGTTCATGCGGTTTTATACTTCTGCATAATCACTATCTTGATAATTGCAGTTGGCATTCACATACATTTTAATTGA
- the LOC123195918 gene encoding uncharacterized protein LOC123195918, protein MADWGPVVVATVLFVLLSPGLLFQLPGKGRVVEFANMQTSGPSIFVHTILFFALITIFVIAIGVHVYTG, encoded by the coding sequence ATGGCAGATTGGGGGCCAGTAGTTGTAGCCACTGTGCTTTTTGTGCTACTGAGTCCAGGATTGTTGTTCCAGCTTCCTGGTAAAGGTAGAGTTGTGGAGTTTGCCAACATGCAGACCAGTGGCCCCTCCATCTTTGTTCACACCATCCTTTTCTTTGCCCTCATCACCATCTTCGTTATTGCTATTGGTGTTCATGTCTACACAGGCTAG